The following DNA comes from Cryptococcus deuterogattii R265 chromosome 2, complete sequence.
ATCAACTCCCCTCAGCTTCCCTCGTCACCGCGAAAAAGGGTTGACAGTAGCCCCCTTTTTCCTACATATGGTTCTGACGGTAGTGCCCGTCGGAAATCTGACGAATGGTCCAGAGCAGGGTGGAAAATGGGCGAAGGGCCTGGGGTAGCAGAGACCCTTGGTGAATTTGGAGCTGGagtgaaaaaaagagagtCCGAAGAACTTTTAGGGGGGACCAATAGGTCTTTACCGGTCTTTGGGAATCCAGTTTATAAGGTAAATCAGGTCAGAAGTAGAGCTGGAAGCCTGGGAAGGGATCCTAAATTAGTAGgggagttggaagaagcggaggaaTGGGGCGTTCAAGTAGAGAATGTCAGGTTGGGGGAGTGCAGTGCTCTCACAGGTGAAGGTAAGGCAGATCGTCTTGTGTATCAGAAGTTGATACTGATTTGTCTACTTAGGCGTGGAAAAGCTATTTAAAGCCATCTCGTCAATCCTTGTCGAACAGAAAGACAAAAttgagagggaaagaatgCTGAGGCACAAGAACAGCGTTATCCTCATTGACCCTTCGACCAACCCTAAGGGATtagacaaggagaagaagtccGGGTGTTGCGTATAAGCATATCTGTACTCTCTTATTTGAGTTAGAACATTTAAACACGAACAGGACTCGATCGCTTTGCACGACGATTTAACGATTTTACGACTTGACGAACATAACGTCCACCAGCCTTTTCGACTTTTTCATCTGAACCACATATGCTTGCCTGACTATGTGTGACTGTACTTTAGCTCATAGCCTTTCAAATCCTCTCACGATTCCGTTTCGGGTGGGTCAACAATTATAAATAATTACGTATCTTCTGTTAGTTCCTTCATTTATTAGTTTCCTTGTTCGATCGATAATTGCGATATTTGGCCCCGATGTGTGTAATGTCTATGATAACAACGGCAGGCCGTATGTATCGTCATTTTTCCTGATCATCACTTGTTATCATGAGATCaatttcttcattctcttaATCCATGTCGTTTCTTTGCTAATCGCCGTTCGCCAGTTAGCTGCTTCGTTTATAAGAGCGTCAATATCAAAACCCCGTCTATCTTACATAATCACTGCCGACTAGTGTTCAACATCAATCCGTACGCAGGTGACAGACAACCACGCAGCAACGAATCTCGATTCTTTAAGTAGCTTCAAGGATCATCTCCTGTCTTTTGTGCATCTCACATTTCAAAACCCCACGTTAATCCATCAAAAAACACACATTGAGCCTTCAGGGGCTAGCAACTTTACAAGCTGTCATCAATCCGTTTGCGCCCAAAAATGGCATCTCCGATTTTGCCTCTTTCGGGATCATCATACCCGTCTTCAAACAGTGGTGGTCCCCGACGATGGGATGCTTCGGGTGGAGCAGGGTTTGGGGGTTCACGAAATGTGGATCTAGGCATAGAGATGGAAACTGGACTAGGAacagggagaggaggattgTTTACGCAGTTGAAGAGGTTAACAAAATTCAGAAGCATGGTACGTCTTCGACGACAAACATACACGCGACTCCAGAAAATGGGATATGATTGAGCTGACCATGAACGCGATGTGCAGGATTTTGAACTGGCTTTTTGGCAACTGACATATTTGGTTGTTGCCCCTAGAAGAGTGTACAAGCAAACATACCATCAGTGGGTTTCGTTTTACTATTAGGCCATCGGAGCTTGACCGGGCTCATTCTTGTGATAGCAAGCAAACAAAGAACCAATGGGCGCGAGATGAGTGAGTAATTGAAGGGTAATACGCTTTGCCGAAACACTGCTGACTTGTATTTAGTCCAGCAATGCTCATCCTGATAGCAGGATGCTTAGGAGGTATGGTTCTGCCCTGATTGGTTATCGTGAGCAGTTAATGACATGCGATGCTGACTCTTGAACGCAGCTGCCGGTGTCGCTTGGTCGCTCGTGTACCGCCTCCCTGTTTTAAACCTCATAACGATCCCTCTTCTCATGATTTTCCGggatttccttctttcttcgttcGTCGTCGCGACCATCCTCtacttcctctccaaccgcctcctcctcgcgCCCTCTGTTCCCTACGCTTCAACATCAGATAACAGGGTGGAATTTGCCTATGCTTTTGATGTCGCTGTGAACGCATTCTTCCCGATGTTCTTGACTGTCTATGTCGGATTGCTACCATTAGCCGTCGTGGTTGTCCGAAACAACTGGGTGTGTCTCTGGGTCGGAAAGTAAGTACCACATCATGTTGTGCGTATTATTTATCGCTAATTATACCCTTTTTAGCACACTTTTCTTGACTGCTCAAGTTCAGTATGTTTATATAACATACTTGGGCTATGCCGCACTTCCATTCGTAGCTCGCTCGCAGATCTTACTCTCCCCCTTACTTCCCATCTTTGGCGGGTAAGTCTAATGCTCTTGAGAGTCTGTATTCCCACTGATCTCGTCATCAAGGTATCTTTTGAGCCTGTTGGGATTCAACACTGCCAAGCACGCGTTGGAGCTTTACTTCCGGCAAAGCTGGAAGTGAAAGGGTTAATTTGGTGGAGGTTACGTAGAAAGATTCTGGGTGTTGAAGATGTAGCATCTTTTTATCGCAATACGATCAACCGCCATGCATGTCACCTT
Coding sequences within:
- a CDS encoding UNC-50 family protein — translated: MASPILPLSGSSYPSSNSGGPRRWDASGGAGFGGSRNVDLGIEMETGLGTGRGGLFTQLKRLTKFRSMDFELAFWQLTYLVVAPRRVYKQTYHHKQTKNQWARDDPAMLILIAGCLGAAGVAWSLVYRLPVLNLITIPLLMIFRDFLLSSFVVATILYFLSNRLLLAPSVPYASTSDNRVEFAYAFDVAVNAFFPMFLTVYVGLLPLAVVVVRNNWVCLWVGNTLFLTAQVQYVYITYLGYAALPFVARSQILLSPLLPIFGGYLLSLLGFNTAKHALELYFRQSWK